Proteins found in one Labeo rohita strain BAU-BD-2019 chromosome 11, IGBB_LRoh.1.0, whole genome shotgun sequence genomic segment:
- the errfi1a gene encoding ERBB receptor feedback inhibitor 1a — translation MRTDCSWSMSTAGLTAQEICLPAQSLFLRGSHWHSMAGAKPSWKYHDLHNLYFTIDSSMDYNLQSRQQVLPSFSGADKQRTHLQSPNSPGGQPLPPKKPRPSQLTLHTDPFTSSPAEDDQVVPCFQRLTVSDRISPPQTPSRVTKPLPPIPGSAELSPDQAMDSEVEFFNGDDNRCLVSEPCSKHSAFRYGMPSRRSFRGCGQINYAYFEGPTSQEKPQPQKPRQERETQQREQELRDHQQQQQNCLRQQERSQRKLRRSHSGPAGCFNKPTSFRLSGHHRNTQGLDKPEVPPRVPIPPRPIKTGDYRRWSAEVSSGANSDEDRPPKVPPREPLSGGSSRTPSPKSLPVYLNGIMPPTQSFAPDPKYVSRGLQRQNSEGSPCILPVMENGRKASTTHYFLLPQRPSYLDKHEKYFTDSTASRSTDASDSSSDWDCQSKRKTTHQIDLV, via the exons ATGCGAACCGACTGCAGCTGGAGCATGTCCACTGCAGGCTTGACTGCCCAGGAGATCTGTTTACCCGCGCAAAGCCTATTCCTGCGGGGCAGCCATTGGCATAGCATGGCCGGAGCTAAGCCCTCTTGGAAATACCATGATCTACACAA CTTATACTTCACCATTGATTCTTCTATGGATTATAACCTTCAGTCCCGGCAACAGGTGCTGCCATCATTCTCAGGAGCGGACA AACAGCGGACTCATCTTCAATCACCAAACAGCCCAGGAGGCCAACCCTTGCCCCCCAAAAAGCCCAGACCTTCCCAGCTGACCTTGCACACGGACCCTTTCACGTCCAGCCCTGCCGAGGACGACCAAGTGGTTCCCTGCTTTCAACGTCTAACGGTATCCGACCGCATCAGTCCTCCCCAGACGCCCAGCCGAGTCACCAAACCCCTTCCCCCAATTCCCGGCTCAGCAGAGCTTTCCCCGGATCAGGCTATGGACAGTGAAGTAGAGTTCTTTAACGGAGATGACAATCGCTGCCTAGTTTCCGAACCTTGCTCCAAACACTCGGCGTTCCGCTACGGAATGCCCAGTCGGAGGAGTTTTAGGGGCTGTGGACAGATTAATTATGCATACTTTGAAGGTCCAACATCCCAGGAGAAGCCGCAGCCACAGAAGCCGAGGCAAGAGCGGGAAACCCAGCAGAGAGAACAAGAGCTCCGCGACCACCAGCAACAGCAGCAAAACTGTCTCCGACAGCAGGAACGTTCGCAGAGGAAGCTGCGGCGCTCGCATTCTGGCCCTGCCGGATGCTTTAACAAACCCACCTCCTTCCGGCTGTCCGGTCACCACCGGAACACGCAAGGCTTGGACAAACCGGAAGTTCCTCCAAGAGTTCCAATTCCCCCACGACCAATCAAGACGGGAGACTACCGCCGCTGGTCAGCCGAAGTCTCATCGGGAGCCAACAGCGACGAGGACCGACCTCCGAAAGTACCTCCTAGGGAGCCCTTATCCGGCGGTAGCTCCCGCACCCCGAGCCCAAAGAGCCTTCCAGTGTACCTCAACGGGATCATGCCCCCAACGCAGAGCTTCGCTCCGGACCCTAAATACGTCAGTCGTGGCCTGCAGCGCCAGAACAGCGAAGGCTCCCCGTGCATTCTGCCCGTTATGGAGAACGGCAGGAAAGCAAGCACGACGCACTACTTCCTTTTGCCACAACGTCCGTCGTACCTGGACAAACACGAGAAGTATTTTACGGACAGCACAGCGAGTCGAAGCACAGACGCTTCGGATTCGAGTTCAGACTGGGACTGTCAAAGCAAAAGGAAAACGACGCACCAAATAGACTTGGTATAA